GTGACGAATGCTTTGAGTGTTTTATCCTTCATTAAAAATTTGTTAACTCAGCCTTTTCTTTTCTTAATATAATTCTTATACCAAAGAGTTCTTCTTTCATATTGCTCAAAGCATTCAATCGATGAGTATTTCTACGAGAACAATCTCAGGAAGAATATACAAATGATGTAGACACTAAATTCTAAGTCACTCTAGCTCAACTTCAAGTTGGTTGTGAAAAGAATGATGTAATATGCAGCAGGTTATTCTATAGAGATAtctaaaaaaggaaaaaaggaCCACCGAACATCTAAGTCTACAAGAGGTGTGTGTAATAATAATTGTGCACTGCAGCCTGAGCATTAACCAAATTCGATACATCATTTAATTTATGCCCAACCAAATTTCCTTACATAAAATCACATCCACAAAGGTGCAGCGCAAATTATCCATATTCGGAGAACAACATTTAAACATTAAAACATGCTGGTTATGCATTGGTTGTCGATTCTCGCAAATTTGTTAGTTACTGGAAATAATTTCCATATATTCCATCTTCAAAAGTATGCTAGCTCATACTTTCctcgaaaagtttcgaaatATACGAAAAAAAGATAAAAGAACTGAAAAATCCGTTAAAACTCAATTAAActtttgaaaatattatgtaCAAAAAAGTTGGTCCACTGAACGACAAAAGAGAAAAGCACAAGAATAAAGCAATGTAAACAGATTCCAATAACAAAGATATATtatcgaaaaataaaacaaaaatgaaaatttacagaaatttaAATGATTCAACTCACAATGAAGCATTTTGTTGCCTGACAAGTGTCAACTTCTGCATGCTGACTAGATGTTTTTACGTTACGGTTAAAATCAGGGGCAACCTGAGCTGAATTTTGCGAAAGTTATCTCTGAATGAAATTCTATCACGATATCTATACTGATGGtagtttttttttcgtaaaaAAATTGTAGTTTGATGATGTTCATACAGTGCACAATGTTTGGCTGTATGGCATTCAAGTGTTTATTGGTTGTGTTACGATCAAGGGGCTGTGGCACAATCCTTATCCTGTTTTGTTTTGTCCTCGATAGAAAATTGTTGTTGTTCAAACTGAATTTTGTTTACTTTCGATAAGTGTTTGTTGAACGAAAATgttaaatattgaaaatgagttGCCTGAGATGAAGTTTTCTGATGGCTTCGAATTATTGGATGAAAAAACAGGCGCTCAAAAATATTGTGCCACTTCCTAATCCATATCCTACTTTGGTGCTCTTCTATTATAGGCTGccgacttttttttttttgaactgtTATCATCAGTGTGCAAAtcgtataaaatattcgtaTGGTTATCGTAAATCAAAGAATACATACCTTCATCATCAGCAACAACGTGTTAAATACGATAAGCAGCATGATGAAATACTCGAATGGGGTTGAAACGACAACCCTCCAAATTTTGTATTTAAGACTATTTCGTTTATTTGGCATGTACCTCTCCAGAGGCCTGGCTTGGATCGTGAAGTCTATACAGGATTTCTGCGAAATTAAGACgggaaatcataaaatatcaaaTGAACGAATAATAATCATAGGAGAAATTACGATATGAACTAATATATTCTGGCATGACATAAACTAAAAGTCGACTGTCTAAATGAGATATAACCTCTTCTGTCAAATGTCAAATGTCAAAATTGAACATAACCTTATCGACTaagtaaaaattgaaataaatttagaGTATACTCACTTGATTTTTATCTATTTCGCCGCTTTGAAGTTCAACTTCACCCTGTTCTTGAAACGTAATAATTATCAAGGCTACGAATATATTTACAAAAAAGAAAGGAAACACTATGAAATATACAATGTAGAAAATGGACATCTCTATTCGGTAGTTCTGTATTGGGCCTTGGTCAACGTACGTGGCCGCCATAGAGTTTTGCAGCACCCTGAAAATAGTTGACACTGATATTCTTGATCTCGTGGACGAAATTTTTTATGGTGATGACAAAATCGGGATTTTCTTGACTCACGACGAAAGTGTTGTCGTAGAATGAGTTGTGtcgctctgacgaggtcaaatgagaccgaaaccatggtaaGCATCTACTTGTTTCCGACAAAATGGTAAGTCTGttaatactttgagtgatggtaGTTTGATATATATTTGTTAACCAatatcagatgaaattatttttatatttgttgGATTTCAGTGAATAAATCTCGTCAGTGATTTCAACACGTATAAGGGTAGGTATAGCAAATTGAGGGGGAACTTACTGTGGCCACCCTTCACCGGTTTGTACTGCGAATAAGGTCAACATGGCTAGGGGAACGTTGTCGTAGTAGAAGCTTTGCGGACCCCAAACTCTTTGTTCGACTCTTGGTACCTCGCTGTCTTCGTCAAAAACAAAATAGTTCCCCCTGGAATGGGTAAAAGTTCATGTGAATGGTAAAATCGAACAGTTCATTGACAATAGAATGATAGATACTCACTGGCACGTCGCTTCCGTTATCTTGCTCTTGTCTGTGCAGTAGAAAAATTTCCCGTTGAACAACTGAACAGCAATCACAGCAAATATGAACTGAAATAATATATACACTATgagaatatttatcacatttttTAATGAGTTCACTAAGCAGTCGAAGACCGCCTTCAACTTGGGCACTCTTTTAATTGTTTTTAAAGGTCTCAGCACTCGAAGCACTCGCAAAGATTTCATAGTTGATAGATTCGCAGAAGCGGCACTCTTCTCTGAATATCTGAAAAGCAAGGATACAATGAAATTCGAGATATTTTAACGTTACCAAATGGAAATCATCAATTCCCTCCACTTCCCATCGGTTTTAATTTCGTACGAAGCGCTTGGCTACCAGTCATCGATAAGACGAATGTGAAACCAATTCGTAGTGGAGGGTACAGTGACTCTAGCTAGAAGTTTGAGATCGATTCAGATCGTTTGGACCTCTTTTCGATGCACTCAAGCCTTCTTAACCTCAAAAATAGGATAAACTCACATCATATCGAACCCGATCGATCCGAGGGCGCAGATCACGACAACCGCGTCCATTATGTTCCAAAACTCCCGCAGATAGGAGCCCGGATGCAGGATGATCCCGAGATCGATGATTTTGAGGAACATCTCGACGGCGAAGACGCAGGTGAAGGCGTAATCGAACTGGTCCAGTATGTGGTTGCGGGTCGACTCCTCGTTGATGGGATCTTCCGCAGCCAGGGCCATGGAACTAAGGCAGATGACTATCATGATGAAAAAGTCGAAGTAGCGAAGATTGACCACCCAGTGGGCTCCTCTTcttatactgaaaaaaaaacattagttGATTGAGCTCAGAAACTTaagaaacaataaaaaagaaattaaaaaagaagaaatgaaaaaaaagaaatgagAAAACTTGAATACTCACGAATTAGTTGGTGAAAATATAAACATGCTAGAGTATGGCAGCATAGGTTTGGGACCGATTATTTCTTCTTCCTCCTCTGGCGGTTTTTCCTCCTTTTTCTTTTTCCTCCTCACTGGACTGGAGGGAACGTCTATCCTCTGATTTGAACCAACTGAAAGACAAATAAGATTGTTATAAGCCACAAAGCCAAGGCAGAATTCCTCTAGAAACTGAACTCAAAGGAATTACAAGAAAATAGACCAAAATTGAAGCCAATGATTGAAAAGAAAATCAATTTCACGCCACTAAATTTGGTGGCAAATGAGATTCTTCGAAGATTGTTTTCACTCACTCTCTCCTTGCAAGGCCTCCATCTCTTTCTCCAATTCCTGCGCCTgtttttccttattctcttcTGCTTGCTCTTCTTCGGCAGCTGTTAACTCCTGGGCATTGGCCAAATTGTCGACGGCGATGGCCAAGAATACGTTCAAGAGGGTATAGTTGCCGAACAACATGAGCACTATGAAATACAGCGAGTATATCATACCGCCATCATGTGGACCACCAAGAGCGACTATACCATGGTACATAACTTCATTCCAATCCTCCCCAGTGAGGATCTGCAAGCAAGATATGGCTTTTAGACTGGAACTTCAAAGAATGGAATCTCTGGCTATCAATGACAGCTTCAAACAGAGCTATTTTCATGAAGGAACGAAGTGAACTTACCTGAAACACCGTGAGTAGCGCAATAGCGAAAGTATTGAAGTTCGTCGGCGGCGTCCCTTCCTCGAAGTTGAACTCACCGCCGAACAGCTGCATCCCCAACAGGGCGAATATCAGTATGAACAAGAAGAGGAGGAACAGCAGCGAAATGATGGACCTCATCGAGTTGAGCAACGAGATGACGAGGTTGCGCAAAGACGACCAGTACTTGGTCACCTTGAAGATCCGCAGGAGCCTCAAGGCTCGCAGCACCGACAGCCCGAAAGATCCACCCTTCAACTCCGTCCATACGACCTCGAATATGGATCCGGATATGACTACGCAGTCGAAGCGGTTGAAGGCAGATTCGAAATATATTCTTGGTCCAAGGGCGTATATTTTGACGAACATCTCTGTCAGAAACAAACCAAGGAAAACGTACTCGGCGATATCTGGAAATTTGAGAAAATGACATTAGTGAGTGAGTTACATTTCTCACGAGTGGTAACTTGTTGTGGAAGTTATTTCGAGGAGAGTATATCCATTGATTCAAATCTCAATGGCAAAGCAATAAGTAGAGTTCTCTGGTTGAAACTTTCTTAGTAGGCATACTTCAACTCTTCTGTAAGAATGCCGTCAACAGGAATGTCCCCCAGCAGGAATGTTCCCCAATAAGAATGTCCCTCAGCAGGAATGTCCCCCAGCAGGAATGTCCCTCAACAGGAATGTCCCCCAGCAGGAGTGTCCCCCCAGCAGGAATGTCCCCCACCAGGAATGTTCCTCAGCAGGAATGACCCTCAGCAGGAATGCCCCTAGCAGTAAATTTCCTCAAGAGGAATGTAAGAGTGTTAATcattatgcccaaaattgacaactGGTTTCTTTTTGAATCTTTTCTTCGAGATAACCTCCAGCAAAAGTTTAATATGTTCCTCATGAACTCATTTGTAAATAAATAGAGCATATTCTCAACATATTTTTGGATAACTCACAAAGAAAATGCGTCAGAAACTCCGGCTGGCCGTGGTACTCTATAGCGACGCAGATGGTGTTGAAGAAGACCAACATTATGACGAACCAATAGAAACCCTGCGATTTCACCAGCCTCCTTATGCCGAACCTGAATCTTTTCTCTGCCCTCCAGAAGCGAGCGCAGCCGCTCTGTCCCTGCACTCTTGATTTGAGGTAGGAGGATTTGCCGAAACCTGTCAACAATTCTGACTTCAAAATGTGGCAATGGTACTACCCAGGCGGGACCTCGatgtgatgaaaaaatttttgccaCTTTCGTATTGACGCGAGAAGATAAACCAAATATGACTGAGCTGAGTGAAATGTAATATGTACTGAATTTTTGCTGTAATGTTTTCAGTGATGCCTAGGATCTATGGAATGACTCCACACGTGTTTCGTTATCAGCTTCTTCAGGTTAGTAAACAAAATACTAAGTAACTCAATATAACTTTCATAGTCCTAAAGAAGCTGAAGTGTTAGCATTTGCCATTTTCTTTAGTTTTTAGTATTGACTATCCCTTTCAAAACTTTGCCTAGTGGATGGACTCTTTCTGAGTGTGAACGACGATTACTTGTCGCATAgagcaaaaattttttcatcaatatatCCAAGCAGAATGACGatgattttcgaattattcaaatttgtGCCATACAGAAATGTGCCCTTCAATCGCAAGCTAGTTGGTTCTCCACAAACTGCTCAAATCTACTCGTAAATAATATCATACATATAGAATATAGGTCAAGCACCAGAATCCTGCAAAATGATGATAAATTTGAATAGATTTTTTTtgtatcaatgaattttttaaCCATTTTTAAACAGGATTCGTGTACTCGTTATATTGAAAGGAATTTCGCGTTTAAGACATACATCGACAAGTAGCAGCTACAGTATTAATCACTACAACATTCTAATAAATTCACACAACTTTTTTCTCCAGTTAATTCTGCATACCTTTGAGTTCTTTCTTTGACTCTGTAAGAAATACTGTGGATTAAAAGATATTATAATCAGTTTGAGATCTTTCGAAAGCCAACAAAGAAAAATTCTTTGAAGAAATTGTTTTTAGAATAATTCGATTTCGTCATATTAATTcgttgcaataaaaaaattcttaatATGAACATCTAATTTTCCGGTGTCTTCCTCATTTCAAATTCGTCATCTACTTGAATAGAAATTTCGAAGAAGAgattttcaactcattttcaTTACGATTAAGTGATTTCACTACATCGAAGATTCATTTGCCAAACTACTAACAAGTAATGTGAAATTCTTTTGATGAAGAATATTTTGCCTATTATCTTTCCCAAGCCCTTACTGATCTGTCATGAATATCTGATTAAAGATAGATAACCTGATTCTAGTTTTTTCACCTCAACCTTCTTATTATTTCAGGAACATTTTTCTGGGAAAGCTAGGAAAGACAATGGGCAAGAAAGAAtcaatattcaatgaaaaagaagaaaattggaTGCATCTCAAGACATCTCAGTCAAATATCGTTAAAAATAGAGAAGAATAATGAACATCGCAAACCTTCATCAACATCAACAATTCTAATTCTGTTCATATCACGAACAAAATACTTGTAAACTCATGCACATTCCTGAACGCAAAATCATTTGAATTTCTAAATGAACGAACATGAAAGGGATGTGCAATATTTCAAGAACGACAATCGACATGTGAAAATTGATGATCTTATAGAGGAGAATGAAGACGAAAATCCTCACCATCATCGCCGATGTCTTCTTCTTGCTCTTCCTCTTCTGTGTCCGTGCTTTTACTCTTCCCCATTTTCTTCAGTTTTCTCTTCTTGGCAGCCCTTCTTCTCGCCTCCATTATGTGCATCTTCTCTTCTTCTGTCGTTCGCTCTTCGGCTAAAATCACCTCCTCTGCAAACGGTTATTATACAGAATTATAGGGCCAAAATTTTGCctcaaaaataatttatatacAAGCAGGAACCCAAGTACATAAAAATTAGTCTACAGTGGGCAGTTCAACTTACCAGCTTTGCAAATCCACTGAACATAGCCGTAAAGCTCTCGTTCAAGCTCTTTCTGGCGTCTCAATTTTAGAAACTCTTGTCTATTTTCTACTTTTTCTCTCTCTTTCGCAAATTCACTGGGgataaaagcagatttttagCAACTACATATCTAGCTTCTAAATAAATTGTGGGTGGAAATATCAGTTCAATAATTCGCCTTATACAAAGCGTGTCCcataaattgacgaaaaattacCAACGGCTGGAGAACACATCGATTCATAACAATTTTAATGCCAATATATGAAGCAAATAAAAACATGACGAGCTCCTAAATTCTTCGGTTAGTATTCACAGAATGACCTTCACCTGCCCTCGTTATCCATCTCAAATATTTCCCCAAACTGTCCACTACCATCGCCCTTGTTCTATCCCGAAAAAACTTGGTCCTTCGTTCAACGCGCAAACGTTCGTTAGAAAATTCTCTGTTAAAATCGTTTTGACGTGAGAAAAACGTCACTTGAGTGCATTGATGTCAAGATACTCACCCACTCAATACACCAAGAACTAGATTCAACATAAAAAAGGAACCTAAGACGATCAGAGGAACAAAGTACATCCAATTGCACATGCTTCCAACAGCATCATTCATCTGTAAAAAAGTTTCATTATTAATTAGGCAGACACCCAATAGATCATGCATACAAGAAAGAGTTTCGAATAAATACCTGGTATAAAATATTCGTCCATCCCTCCATAGTTATACATTGAAAGACCGTAAGCATGGCGTAACCGATGTTGTCGAAAGAAGTGATTCCATGGTTTGGGCCCTGCCATCTCTCAAGACAAACGGAATTACCATCCCTGCACCAGTTACTGCCCTGATTTAGCGCTAATGTTTCGTTATCAGTATTGCAAGGCACCTCAGCTTCCCCCTCCTTCACTATTTGATCTGAAGATTGTTCCATATCAGTTGAAATTCTTATTAGAGACCTTCTTCAGGGGCTTACCTATATCGTAAAGACTATAACACGTCCTATGTAGTGCGCCGGAGTAGAACTCTAGACCTATTATGGCAAATATCACAATTGCAAACAAAACCAACAGTCCTATCTGAAGTAACGGTGCCATGGCCTTGATGATGGACTTCAAGACAACTTGCAAACCTATCGAGGATAAAATCATGAGTATGAGGTTTCATCCTGCTGATGCACCATTGCAAAACTTACATTTGCTGAAATTTTGTTAGATCGTGTCTGATATTTTCGGATACAATGGTTGGTAAAGGTTTATATATAGCAAAAATATGAGAGGAAAAGCTTGATCTAAAGCGTTGTGAACaggaagcttcaaaataaaCAGAATGAATCTCTAACTTGGACTGAATTCAGTAAATTGAAGATAACTTTTTTTTACAAATATGCTCAGATATGTCGATTAGTATTCTCAATTGACCTCATCTTGATGTGAGAAAATGTTAAACAGTGTGTGTCAAATtcgatatttattcaaatagatATCCTAATTTAATTTGTACACGCTGTTTAACATTTTTCTGAATCAAAAATAGTGCAATTTGAAATAGTAATCAACATGTCCGAATAAATTTACAGAAAACAGATCGTCTTTGATTAACATAATTTATTTGAAGATAGACACTCGCACTGTATAATCCAAACATTTGGCGTAAAATTTAATGATTGAAAGTTTGTCAAAAAAGAAATCAACGAATATCTCATACACGTAATAATTTCAGGAtgataataaatataaaacaatttGCCCTCACATTGGATCTCTCCAATTTTATGATTTTGAGCAGAAAGCCTCAAAAAACGACAACTCCAGCAAAAAATTGAGAACTATTCTCATAACCAAAAAACtcctttcgaaaatttcaaaagcTTTCTACTGATACAATACTTGGAGATTCAACAAATGTCTACAAATGTTCGTTTAGAGTTCCTGAAGCTGAAAAcgaactgaatttttcaaacaTCATAATCAAGTTTGCGAAAAATCAGATCGATTATATTCTCATACAATGAATTACCAACTACCACATACACATCAGTTGAATATTGCAAATATAAGCTTTACAACAACTATCTCATCAGAAAAGTGAGTTGAAGATTTAAATCTAGAAGAATGACGACAGAGAAAATAAGTATGACAGTAAGAGATAGATTAAGCTGTTTAGAAATCAAGCAGACATCTAATTCTAGCTTTGAACTCATATAGGTACTTGCATTTGGGTGTAGCTGAAAGAAACTTTGCGTGGCACTCCTGTATTTTGACTCAGAATCACAAGAAACAATAGGAGAaaacaaattaaaatttttaagCAGAATAAGACCAAAAAGAACCTATATCCTTTGATAAtcccatattttcgattttttttgttcGAGAAACAGAAATCAATATACTCGAAAACATTTTGAATTGGTCTATTGATGATTGATTCCTATATACACAATATACGTAAAAAAATGAACGTTCAGCCGCTAAAAATGAAGAAAGAAAATACAAAACAAGAAAAATAATGTGAAGAACcaagaaataaaaatagaattgGCAACATTAATACACTAAGTGTTTCTATTCGGATTTGTATATCCAGTGCCAAATATTAAAGCTTCTTTCAGCCAATTGGA
The window above is part of the Coccinella septempunctata chromosome 8, icCocSept1.1, whole genome shotgun sequence genome. Proteins encoded here:
- the LOC123319413 gene encoding voltage-dependent calcium channel type A subunit alpha-1 isoform X16 produces the protein MGGASAAAGQGPSSLFLLSDQNIIRRYTRFIIEWPPFEYAVLSTIIANCVVLALEEHLPRSDKTNLAQRLEAVEVYFLGIFCVEASLKILALGFVLHRGSYLRNIWNIMDFFVVITGFLSMLPQEDIMDLRTLRAIRVLRPLKLVSGIPSLQVVLKSIIKAMAPLLQIGLLVLFAIVIFAIIGLEFYSGALHRTCYSLYDIDQIVKEGEAEVPCNTDNETLALNQGSNWCRDGNSVCLERWQGPNHGITSFDNIGYAMLTVFQCITMEGWTNILYQMNDAVGSMCNWMYFVPLIVLGSFFMLNLVLGVLSGEFAKEREKVENRQEFLKLRRQKELERELYGYVQWICKAEEVILAEERTTEEEKMHIMEARRRAAKKRKLKKMGKSKSTDTEEEEQEEDIGDDESKKELKGFGKSSYLKSRVQGQSGCARFWRAEKRFRFGIRRLVKSQGFYWFVIMLVFFNTICVAIEYHGQPEFLTHFLYIAEYVFLGLFLTEMFVKIYALGPRIYFESAFNRFDCVVISGSIFEVVWTELKGGSFGLSVLRALRLLRIFKVTKYWSSLRNLVISLLNSMRSIISLLFLLFLFILIFALLGMQLFGGEFNFEEGTPPTNFNTFAIALLTVFQILTGEDWNEVMYHGIVALGGPHDGGMIYSLYFIVLMLFGNYTLLNVFLAIAVDNLANAQELTAAEEEQAEENKEKQAQELEKEMEALQGEIGSNQRIDVPSSPVRRKKKKEEKPPEEEEEIIGPKPMLPYSSMFIFSPTNSIRRGAHWVVNLRYFDFFIMIVICLSSMALAAEDPINEESTRNHILDQFDYAFTCVFAVEMFLKIIDLGIILHPGSYLREFWNIMDAVVVICALGSIGFDMIYSEKSAASANLSTMKSLRVLRVLRPLKTIKRVPKLKAVFDCLVNSLKNVINILIVYILFQFIFAVIAVQLFNGKFFYCTDKSKITEATCQGNYFVFDEDSEVPRVEQRVWGPQSFYYDNVPLAMLTLFAVQTGEGWPQVLQNSMAATYVDQGPIQNYRIEMSIFYIVYFIVFPFFFVNIFVALIIITFQEQGEVELQSGEIDKNQKSCIDFTIQARPLERYMPNKRNSLKYKIWRVVVSTPFEYFIMLLIVFNTLLLMMKYHESPPLMSNILAAMNIIFTFLFLCETVLKLIAFGIKNFFKDPWNTFDFVTVIGSIVDAMVVEFGENSINVGFLRLFRAARLIKLLRQGYTIRILLWTFVQSFKALPYVCLLIAMLFFIYAIIGMQVFGNIKEIPGEDINRHNNFRNFVQGLMLLFRCATGEAWPSIMLSCVKHKECDPNANKPDPHSCGSNLAYAYFVSFIFFCSFLMLNLFVAVIMDNFDYLTRDSSILGAHHLDEFVRIWAEYDPNATGKIHYTEMYDMLKNMDPPLGFGNKCPNRLAYKKLIRMNMPVDDEGRVNFTTTLFALIRENLAIKMRPADEMDQADMELRETIKTIWPLQAKNMVDLLVPPKDQLNNSKMSVGKIYAGLLILESWRSTRFGQEEPTGLPALAELQEVLGSRRPSCDSTADQQHLHPSSNYGNNHRRSPSLRRGNSPTNQRSPSPRRRYPSHLHHDIGFSDTVSNVVEIVKHEHQRAHSHRRFMRGSWSASTSPARSPSPTHRYNNPVRYREASRSSRRGYANSNMRSRSPSPSHPLPHAGYGPPTIAGAVVGIPMQQSAAHHGSMQHSYPVLGVRRGHGRRLPPTPCKPSTLHLPPGTNFSKLNPSPTHVNLPQMQTQSAHATPHSMHHNYPHDREMYRERESVPTAISNPSSTYKESTQAPLSFEQGVALGRGGRMLPSPVPNGYKPKPNRTRHSDSDDDDWC
- the LOC123319413 gene encoding voltage-dependent calcium channel type A subunit alpha-1 isoform X4 — protein: MGGASAAAGQGPSSLFLLSDQNIIRRYTRFIIEWPPFEYAVLSTIIANCVVLALEEHLPRSDKTNLAQRLEAVEVYFLGIFCVEASLKILALGFVLHRGSYLRNIWNIMDFFVVITGFLSMLPQEDIMDLRTLRAIRVLRPLKLVSGIPSLQVVLKSIIKAMAPLLQIGLLVLFAIVIFAIIGLEFYSGALHRTCYSLYDIDQIVKEGEAEVPCNTDNETLALNQGSNWCRDGNSVCLERWQGPNHGITSFDNIGYAMLTVFQCITMEGWTNILYQMNDAVGSMCNWMYFVPLIVLGSFFMLNLVLGVLSGEFAKEREKVENRQEFLKLRRQKELERELYGYVQWICKAEEVILAEERTTEEEKMHIMEARRRAAKKRKLKKMGKSKSTDTEEEEQEEDIGDDESKKELKGFGKSSYLKSRVQGQSGCARFWRAEKRFRFGIRRLVKSQGFYWFVIMLVFFNTICVAIEYHGQPEFLTHFLYIAEYVFLGLFLTEMFVKIYALGPRIYFESAFNRFDCVVISGSIFEVVWTELKGGSFGLSVLRALRLLRIFKVTKYWSSLRNLVISLLNSMRSIISLLFLLFLFILIFALLGMQLFGGEFNFEEGTPPTNFNTFAIALLTVFQILTGEDWNEVMYHGIVALGGPHDGGMIYSLYFIVLMLFGNYTLLNVFLAIAVDNLANAQELTAAEEEQAEENKEKQAQELEKEMEALQGEIGSNQRIDVPSSPVRRKKKKEEKPPEEEEEIIGPKPMLPYSSMFIFSPTNSIRRGAHWVVNLRYFDFFIMIVICLSSMALAAEDPINEESTRNHILDQFDYAFTCVFAVEMFLKIIDLGIILHPGSYLREFWNIMDAVVVICALGSIGFDMIYSEKSAASANLSTMKSLRVLRVLRPLKTIKRVPKLKAVFDCLVNSLKNVINILIVYILFQFIFAVIAVQLFNGKFFYCTDKSKITEATCQGNYFVFDEDSEVPRVEQRVWGPQSFYYDNVPLAMLTLFAVQTGEGWPQVLQNSMAATYVDQGPIQNYRIEMSIFYIVYFIVFPFFFVNIFVALIIITFQEQGEVELQSGEIDKNQKSCIDFTIQARPLERYMPNKRNSLKYKIWRVVVSTPFEYFIMLLIVFNTLLLMMKYHESPPLMSNILAAMNIIFTFLFLCETVLKLIAFGIKNFFKDPWNTFDFVTVIGSIVDAMVVEFGERAKAIAKERLRNPHKAPEMDIFTKIVKYMQENSINVGFLRLFRAARLIKLLRQGYTIRILLWTFVQSFKALPYVCLLIAMLFFIYAIIGMQVFGNIKEIPGEDINRHNNFRNFVQGLMLLFRCATGEAWPSIMLSCVKHKECDPNANKPDPHSCGSNLAYAYFVSFIFFCSFLMLNLFVAVIMDNFDYLTRDSSILGAHHLDEFVRIWAEYDPNATGKIHYTEMYDMLKNMDPPLGFGNKCPNRLAYKKLIRMNMPVDDEGRVNFTTTLFALIRENLAIKMRPADEMDQADMELRETIKTIWPLQAKNMVDLLVPPKDQLNNSKMSVGKIYAGLLILESWRSTRFGQEEPTGLPKASFFDCLLDMAGHLGGSRTGSVSLEGAPLMGGQEHSDAHAHEESSLATLARRNTKRNRSLRSKKALAELQEVLGSRRPSCDSTADQQHLHPSSNYGNNHRRSPSLRRGNSPTNQRSPSPRRRYPSHLHHDIGFSDTVSNVVEIVKHEHQRAHSHRRFMRELSALGSWSASTSPARSPSPTHRYNNPVRYREASRSSRRGYANSNMRSRSPSPSHPLPHAGYGPPTIGIPMQQSAAHHGSMQHSYPVLGVRRGHGRRLPPTPCKPSTLHLPPGTNFSKLNPSPTHVNLPQMQTQSAHATPHSMHHNYPHDREMYRERESVPTAISNPSSTYKESTQAPLSFEQGVALGRGGRMLPSPVPNGYKPKPNRTRHSDSDDDDWC